The following are encoded together in the Gemmatimonadota bacterium genome:
- a CDS encoding amidohydrolase family protein, producing MPRLHALATTTLALLAAPLFPASAQGRPAITPEVRPFVSVDAPVVALTHVRLIDGTGAPPRDDQTVVITGTRITSVGAAATTAIPAGARVVDLAGHTVIPGLIGLHEHTYFGGVKRITQMSTSAPLLYLAFGVTTAMSAGSMLPYQELNMARAVNAGRLPGPRFLITGPYLDGDKTRSANAKALATPEEAARTLTYWHAEGVRWVKVQGSISRQMLGHVVRLAHARGMKVTGHLCSVTFAEAAALGIDALQHGFITNSEYVPGKQPDVCPPENMRVQTDVDVGSDAVQASIKALAKTKAAVVSTLAVYETFSPERFKLDTAAMAMLDPDVRREVEANYANIRRGGLIVSQKLLSSMMRWERDFVAAGGLLGAGSDPWGTGFLPGFGNIRNYEVLLEAGFPPAQAIQILTLNGAKILGMEREVGAVTAGRQADLVIVRGDPTTTPRDLYNVTTVFRAGVGYDSAKLRTAALGLVGVR from the coding sequence ATGCCACGACTCCACGCGCTCGCGACGACGACGCTCGCGCTGCTCGCCGCACCACTGTTCCCCGCGTCCGCGCAGGGGCGTCCCGCGATCACCCCGGAGGTGCGCCCCTTCGTGAGCGTCGACGCCCCGGTGGTCGCCCTCACCCACGTGCGCCTCATCGACGGCACCGGCGCCCCGCCGCGCGACGACCAGACCGTAGTCATCACCGGGACGCGCATAACGAGCGTCGGCGCGGCGGCCACAACCGCCATTCCCGCCGGTGCGCGCGTCGTCGACCTCGCGGGACACACCGTGATCCCCGGCCTGATCGGGTTGCACGAGCACACCTACTTCGGCGGGGTCAAGCGCATCACGCAGATGAGCACCTCGGCGCCGCTCCTGTATCTCGCCTTTGGGGTGACGACGGCGATGAGCGCGGGGAGCATGCTCCCCTACCAGGAGCTGAACATGGCGCGCGCGGTGAACGCGGGGCGCCTCCCCGGGCCGCGCTTCCTCATCACCGGACCGTATCTCGACGGCGACAAGACGCGCAGCGCGAACGCCAAGGCGCTCGCCACCCCCGAGGAGGCCGCGCGCACGCTCACCTACTGGCACGCCGAAGGGGTGCGGTGGGTCAAGGTGCAAGGGAGCATCTCGCGGCAGATGCTCGGCCACGTCGTCCGTCTGGCGCACGCGCGTGGCATGAAGGTCACCGGGCATCTCTGCTCCGTGACCTTCGCCGAGGCGGCCGCGCTGGGGATCGATGCGCTGCAGCACGGCTTCATCACCAATAGTGAGTACGTGCCGGGCAAGCAGCCCGACGTCTGCCCGCCGGAGAACATGCGCGTCCAGACCGACGTGGACGTCGGAAGCGACGCGGTGCAGGCGTCGATCAAGGCGCTGGCGAAGACCAAGGCTGCAGTGGTCTCCACGCTCGCCGTGTACGAGACCTTTTCGCCGGAGCGCTTCAAGCTCGACACCGCCGCGATGGCGATGCTCGACCCCGATGTGCGGCGCGAGGTGGAGGCCAACTACGCCAACATCCGCAGGGGCGGACTGATCGTGAGCCAGAAGCTCCTCTCCAGCATGATGCGCTGGGAGCGGGACTTCGTTGCGGCTGGCGGATTGCTGGGCGCCGGCTCCGACCCGTGGGGGACCGGCTTCCTCCCCGGCTTCGGCAACATCCGCAACTACGAAGTGCTCCTCGAGGCCGGCTTCCCGCCGGCACAGGCGATCCAGATCCTCACGCTGAACGGGGCAAAGATCCTGGGGATGGAGCGAGAGGTCGGGGCGGTGACCGCTGGGCGCCAGGCCGACCTGGTCATCGTGCGCGGCGACCCCACCACCACGCCGCGCGACCTGTACAACGTCACCACCGTCTTTCGCGCGGGCGTGGGCTACGACTCGGCCAAACTGCGCACTGCGGCGCTGGGGTTGGTCGGGGTGCGGTAA
- a CDS encoding amidohydrolase family protein → MRRLLLSLAVTLVAGASARAQVAIVDVTVIDVTGGPHRAHQTVLLDGDRITAIGPTETLRPPRTTQSVDGRGKYVIPGLWDMHVHLGIAGRSAIPLLLATGVTSVRDMGGDPVVLRWRDSITAGTMVGPRIKAAGLIVENARWRTAVMAYMKAQGTTTMLPELERRLGVATAADAERAIDSLVRLGADFVKVRTAPPPAAFFALAAAARRRGLGIAGHAPPFAQLASASDSGFRSLEHPVLDAGGRGLVEAFMRLDGEARAALLQRLARNATAWTPTFVTGNERLLSDSARRRLVNDSIGVSDVAYRDLPAPMRAAWRVELERGLRDPDTLTDWRAIHAASLRLAREALDAGVPIMAGTDTPVLPLVPGYSLHDELALLVRDAGLTPREALRAATATPAAFMGMGTSLGQLSPGMLGDLVLLDADPTVDISATRRVRAVVSRGVVYDRAALDRLLAPPHAPARR, encoded by the coding sequence ATGCGACGCCTTCTCCTCTCCCTCGCGGTCACCTTGGTCGCCGGCGCAAGCGCCCGTGCGCAGGTGGCGATCGTCGACGTCACGGTGATCGACGTGACCGGTGGTCCGCATCGCGCGCACCAGACGGTACTCCTCGACGGGGATCGCATCACCGCCATCGGGCCCACCGAAACGCTGCGGCCGCCGAGGACGACGCAGTCGGTCGATGGGCGCGGGAAGTACGTCATTCCCGGGCTGTGGGACATGCACGTGCACCTCGGGATCGCCGGGCGTTCCGCGATCCCGCTCCTCCTGGCCACCGGCGTCACCTCGGTGCGCGACATGGGGGGCGATCCCGTCGTGCTGCGGTGGCGGGACAGCATCACCGCGGGGACGATGGTCGGTCCTCGCATCAAGGCGGCGGGGCTGATCGTGGAGAACGCACGATGGCGCACCGCGGTCATGGCGTACATGAAGGCGCAGGGAACAACGACCATGCTCCCGGAGCTCGAACGGCGACTCGGCGTGGCCACCGCGGCGGACGCGGAGCGCGCGATCGACTCACTCGTCAGGCTCGGCGCCGACTTCGTGAAGGTGCGCACGGCACCGCCGCCGGCCGCCTTCTTCGCCCTGGCCGCCGCGGCACGGCGCCGCGGGCTCGGCATCGCCGGGCATGCGCCTCCCTTCGCGCAGCTCGCCAGCGCCAGCGACTCGGGCTTCCGCAGCCTCGAGCACCCCGTGCTCGATGCCGGCGGTCGCGGCCTGGTCGAAGCGTTCATGCGGCTCGACGGCGAAGCGCGCGCTGCGCTCCTGCAGCGCCTGGCGCGCAACGCGACGGCGTGGACCCCCACCTTCGTCACCGGAAACGAACGACTTCTCAGCGACTCGGCGCGGCGCCGCCTGGTGAACGACTCCATCGGAGTGAGCGACGTCGCCTATCGCGACCTCCCGGCGCCGATGCGTGCCGCCTGGCGCGTGGAGCTCGAGCGCGGGCTGCGCGACCCGGACACGCTCACCGACTGGAGGGCGATCCACGCGGCGTCGCTGAGGCTGGCGCGGGAAGCACTCGATGCGGGGGTCCCGATCATGGCCGGCACCGACACGCCGGTGCTCCCGCTCGTCCCCGGCTATTCGCTGCACGACGAGTTGGCGCTCCTGGTGCGCGACGCCGGCCTCACGCCGCGCGAAGCGCTACGCGCCGCGACGGCGACCCCGGCGGCATTCATGGGAATGGGGACGTCGCTGGGGCAGCTGAGCCCCGGGATGCTGGGGGATCTCGTCCTTCTCGACGCCGACCCCACGGTCGACATCTCGGCGACGCGGCGCGTGCGGGCCGTCGTCTCGCGCGGCGTCGTGTACGATCGCGCCGCGCTCGACCGCCTCCTCGCCCCTCCACACGCGCCCGCCCGTCGCTGA
- a CDS encoding DPP IV N-terminal domain-containing protein → MKGTLTIVAVAIVSLSGNSQAQVDYHRADLIRTAPPRMLGIPDDWGSGIGVAVGLAHPNWLADSARFWYSVKTARGREFVLVDPRGARPTRRLAFENASLAAALSVAADTAFDPRTLPFRSFVYLPGERALSVRIGTQRFECNVTAYTCTARDTATALHPAPWAVRSPDQRWEAFVRKGNLWIRRADPAARDSIQLTTDAEADYGYGLRVSSTPMPDPDKRRPDLWWSPDSRKIAILRIDERAVPKRTVYSSTGIAPRAFQYPAAYPQDSVTPMYDTYVIDVERRTQRKIERPRQQLDVFGLSGPDQVQWTAASDRLYLMEGERANKGARIVTADAITGQARVVLADSSATFIEGANGVATGNWRVIGNELLWWSERDGWGHFYRYGTDGTLLQQVTRGPWLADRLRYVDRAARQIYFSARGRDPANPYYAHLLRVNFDGSGLTDLTPETGNHDVSVIPAGGAFVDVHSRLDLPGTTVLRSTLDGRVLLELERADPSELLAAGWTPPTPFTVKARDGVTDLYGLLYLPSTVDTAKHYPVIDYIYPGPQLGTIRTWGYPTTGERRALAELGFAVIELNALGTPGRSKAFHDAYYGDLGDGGIPDHIAAIKQLAARYRFLDLDRVGIYGYSGGGFASTGAILRYPDFFKVAVSGAGNHDSRSYKFDWGEKYQGRFKADTVRGTDNFESQANYRLAGNLKGRLLLFHGDMDTNVHPSMSLRLVDALMKAGKDFDMYIVPDAGHELTPYMIKRGWDYFVRWLLGAEPPRNYKMMECSEPYAC, encoded by the coding sequence ATGAAAGGCACCCTCACGATCGTCGCCGTCGCGATCGTCTCTCTCTCCGGTAACTCGCAGGCACAAGTCGACTACCATCGCGCCGACCTCATTCGAACGGCTCCACCCCGGATGTTGGGGATCCCGGACGACTGGGGGAGCGGCATCGGGGTCGCGGTCGGTCTGGCACACCCCAACTGGCTCGCCGACAGCGCGCGCTTCTGGTATAGCGTGAAGACGGCGCGCGGTCGCGAGTTCGTGCTGGTCGACCCGCGCGGCGCGCGCCCCACCCGACGCCTCGCCTTCGAGAATGCGTCGCTGGCTGCCGCCCTCTCGGTTGCGGCTGACACGGCGTTCGACCCCCGTACACTTCCCTTCCGCTCGTTTGTCTACCTCCCCGGCGAGCGCGCGCTTTCGGTGCGCATCGGCACGCAGCGCTTCGAATGCAACGTCACCGCATACACCTGCACGGCCCGTGATACCGCCACGGCACTTCACCCTGCGCCGTGGGCCGTACGCTCGCCCGACCAGCGGTGGGAGGCGTTCGTCAGGAAGGGGAATCTCTGGATCCGCCGCGCCGACCCGGCCGCGAGGGACTCCATACAGCTGACGACCGACGCCGAGGCGGACTATGGCTACGGCCTCCGCGTGTCGAGCACCCCGATGCCGGACCCCGACAAGCGCCGCCCGGATCTCTGGTGGTCGCCCGACTCGCGGAAGATCGCCATCCTGCGCATCGATGAACGCGCGGTCCCGAAGCGCACCGTCTATTCCTCCACCGGGATCGCCCCCAGGGCCTTCCAGTATCCCGCGGCGTATCCGCAGGACTCGGTGACCCCGATGTACGACACGTACGTCATCGACGTCGAACGGCGGACGCAGCGCAAGATCGAACGTCCAAGGCAGCAACTCGACGTCTTCGGACTCAGCGGCCCCGATCAGGTGCAATGGACGGCCGCGAGCGATCGACTCTACCTGATGGAGGGCGAGCGCGCCAACAAGGGCGCACGCATCGTGACGGCCGACGCGATCACCGGCCAGGCGCGCGTGGTGCTGGCGGACTCCAGCGCGACCTTCATCGAGGGGGCGAACGGCGTCGCCACCGGCAACTGGCGCGTGATCGGCAACGAGCTACTCTGGTGGTCCGAGCGCGATGGCTGGGGACACTTCTATCGCTACGGCACCGACGGCACGCTCCTGCAGCAGGTGACGCGCGGCCCGTGGCTCGCCGATCGGCTCAGGTACGTCGACCGCGCGGCCAGGCAGATCTACTTCTCGGCACGCGGACGCGACCCCGCCAATCCCTATTACGCCCACCTCTTGCGGGTGAACTTCGATGGGTCGGGCCTCACCGACCTCACACCCGAGACTGGGAATCACGATGTCTCGGTGATTCCGGCGGGCGGGGCCTTCGTCGACGTCCACTCGCGCCTCGACCTCCCCGGGACCACGGTGCTGCGCTCGACCCTCGACGGTCGAGTGCTGCTCGAGCTCGAGCGGGCCGACCCTTCGGAGCTTCTGGCCGCGGGGTGGACGCCACCGACGCCGTTCACGGTCAAGGCGCGCGATGGCGTGACCGATCTCTATGGTCTGCTCTACCTCCCCAGCACCGTCGACACCGCGAAGCACTATCCGGTCATCGACTACATCTATCCCGGGCCGCAGCTCGGCACGATCCGCACCTGGGGGTATCCAACCACCGGCGAACGACGGGCGCTTGCCGAGCTTGGCTTCGCCGTCATCGAACTCAACGCGTTAGGCACCCCGGGTCGCTCGAAGGCGTTCCACGATGCGTACTACGGCGACCTGGGTGACGGCGGAATCCCCGACCACATCGCCGCCATCAAGCAGCTGGCGGCCCGCTACCGGTTTCTCGATCTCGACCGGGTCGGCATCTATGGCTATTCCGGGGGAGGCTTCGCTTCCACCGGTGCCATCCTCCGCTACCCCGACTTCTTCAAGGTCGCCGTATCGGGGGCGGGCAATCATGATAGCCGGTCGTACAAGTTTGATTGGGGAGAGAAGTACCAGGGGCGCTTCAAGGCCGACACCGTGCGGGGCACCGACAACTTCGAGAGTCAGGCCAACTATCGCCTGGCCGGCAACCTCAAGGGACGCCTCCTCCTCTTTCACGGGGACATGGACACCAACGTCCATCCGTCCATGTCGCTGCGTCTCGTTGATGCGCTGATGAAGGCGGGGAAGGACTTCGACATGTACATCGTCCCCGACGCTGGGCACGAGTTGACCCCCTACATGATCAAGCGCGGATGGGACTACTTCGTGCGTTGGTTGCTGGGCGCCGAGCCTCCACGCAACTACAAGATGATGGAGTGCAGTGAGCCCTACGCCTGCTGA
- a CDS encoding PD40 domain-containing protein: MRRLPSSSAAAPIAHALPTVASRPVARSLARSLIWTTAASSLALTAPGAQRPAAGDSSARATWDVTLARGTTRDIEFTTSEGTWMSVDLSPDGTWVVFDLLGHVYRMPASGGTAQALTQSSGVALNFQPRISPDGKSIAFITDRRGQYNLWLMDADGANPRPVFTDLNVAAFRTGVDAGWTLHRRAACGTWSLRRRRRCDRERPLDVPQGRRHGRRAGDGRRRRGQRHAIVAHGLGRWALPLLPGGDERRAARDPRRDVAAATLCLRRGRRHRHHQRRERERRGVAILVRRRSRPRDLPRRTLARLRAPDPRWDALVQGTPVRPAHRALAPRPQDGERAAAHGPHRAADRRRRQDARHPSALRLVARRQVDRAHARREDPASGCGDGDRRHDSLHRAGQAHDLADGAARVPHQRRSARAALLPLALDQRRRAAYRLPGGGARLRAGWRDGHAPPRHLGQLFAIGVCPTWSPDGRSLAFVTWDDTGRGHVWKVGADGGAPQRLTRDPGDYTEPAWSADGRHVIVARGEGATARGRTMTHNAWFDVVRLDASAAQGDTGVTIGMIERPTGVSVGGEARRQLPRPSVGPEGRVFWPEQRVASAGRPGGTALVSITLDGKDRREHLTFPAADEMVPSPDGEWIAFQEGDNVYVAPMAYGGVGADAQRIEKRRGQFPVTALTRDGGLYPRWRDRLTLEFSSGPHFYVHHLDTKRTDTLTLRLTVPRAVPSGSVALTNARLVTLNKRQVIERGTIVARNGRITCVGACSTAGVDRVINASGKTIIPGLVDMHSHHYREWRGMRPKHDFEQAIYLAYGVTTTLDVSMHSQNMFPTAELIEAGEMIGPRGFSTGDNITAGDATRANEMNNARDALAAVRKMADWGAVSIKQYAQPRRDQRQWMAEAARTVGMNLTSEGGFFYEDLGFIMDGQTAWEHAFEEVPMYSDGAKFLGKAGATYSPTLVVSGAGPSNIDYWFQESNVWQDAKQRRWFPWRALVPHTRVRMTRPVTDYSYPLVAQAMADIIAEGGWGALGSHGEHHGLAPHWELWMGASALGNHGALEVASLHGARFLGADKDLGSLEVGKLADLIVLNANPLQNIRATADAWYVMKGGVLYDAMSLDQVWPKQVPFGPNYWGNAEVLQQNSKGTDTFDKKR, translated from the coding sequence ATGCGCCGCCTCCCTTCCTCGTCCGCCGCCGCCCCGATCGCCCATGCGCTCCCGACCGTGGCCTCACGCCCCGTGGCGCGGTCTCTCGCACGCTCGCTGATCTGGACAACCGCCGCGAGCTCCCTCGCGCTCACCGCGCCAGGCGCCCAACGCCCGGCTGCCGGCGACTCCTCCGCGCGCGCCACCTGGGACGTCACCCTCGCCCGCGGCACGACGCGTGACATCGAGTTCACGACCAGCGAAGGAACATGGATGTCGGTCGACCTCTCACCCGATGGCACATGGGTGGTCTTCGATCTCCTCGGCCACGTGTACCGGATGCCGGCGAGCGGAGGCACCGCCCAAGCGTTGACACAGTCGAGCGGCGTCGCCCTCAACTTCCAACCGCGCATCTCGCCCGACGGCAAGTCGATCGCCTTCATCACGGATCGGCGCGGGCAGTACAACCTGTGGCTGATGGATGCCGACGGCGCCAATCCGCGCCCGGTCTTCACCGATCTCAACGTCGCCGCCTTTCGAACCGGCGTGGACGCCGGATGGACGCTTCATCGTCGTGCGGCGTGCGGCACGTGGAGCCTTCGGCGGCGGAGGCGCTGCGACCGGGAGCGGCCTCTGGATGTACCACAAGGACGGAGGCACGGGCGTCGCGCTGGTGACGGCAGGCGCAGGCGGGGCCAACGCCACGCCATCGTGGCCCACGGTCTCGGGCGATGGGCGCTACCTCTACTACCAGGTGGGGATGAACGCCGAGCCGCGCGAGATCCTCGGCGGGACGTTGCAGCTGCGACGCTTTGCCTTCGAAGGGGGCGACGTCATCGACATCACCAACGGCGAGAGCGGGAGCGCCGCGGCGTCGCGATTCTCGTCAGGCGGCGCAGCCGCCCCCGAGATCTCCCCCGACGGACGCTGGCTCGCCTTCGCGCGCCAGATCCCCGATGGGACGCTCTCGTTCAAGGGACACCAGTTCGGCCCGCGCACCGCGCTCTGGCTCCGCGACCTCAAGACGGGGAGCGAGCGGCTGCTCATGGACCCCATCGAGCCGCTGACCGCCGTCGCAGGCAAGACGCTCGGCATCCTTCCGCGCTACGTCTGGTCGCGCGACGGCAAGTCGATCGTGCTCATGCAAGGCGGGAAGATCCGGCGAGTGGATGTGGGGACGGGGATCGTCGCCACGATTCCCTTCACCGCGCCGGTCAAGCGCACGATCTCGCAGATGGCGCGGCGCGAGTTCCGCATCAGCGACGAAGCGCTCGCGCCGCGCTACTTCCGCTGGCCCTCGACCAGCGCCGACGGGCGGCGTATCGCCTTCCAGGCGGTGGGGCGCGTCTACGTGCAGGATGGCGCGACGGGCACGCCCCGCCGCGTCACCTCGGCCAGCTTTTCGCCATTGGAGTTTGCCCCACGTGGAGCCCCGACGGCCGGTCGCTCGCCTTCGTCACCTGGGACGACACGGGACGTGGGCATGTGTGGAAGGTTGGGGCCGACGGCGGCGCGCCGCAGCGCCTCACACGCGACCCCGGCGACTACACCGAGCCCGCGTGGAGCGCCGACGGTCGCCACGTGATCGTGGCGCGAGGAGAGGGGGCCACCGCGCGCGGACGCACGATGACGCATAACGCGTGGTTCGACGTCGTACGCCTGGACGCCAGCGCGGCGCAGGGCGACACCGGGGTCACGATCGGGATGATCGAACGCCCCACCGGTGTCTCGGTGGGCGGCGAAGCACGCCGTCAGCTGCCACGCCCCTCGGTCGGCCCGGAGGGACGAGTCTTTTGGCCCGAACAGCGCGTCGCCAGCGCCGGACGCCCCGGCGGCACCGCGCTGGTCTCGATCACGCTCGACGGCAAGGACCGTCGCGAGCACCTCACCTTCCCCGCCGCCGACGAGATGGTCCCGTCGCCCGACGGCGAGTGGATCGCCTTCCAGGAGGGCGACAACGTCTACGTCGCTCCCATGGCCTACGGCGGCGTCGGCGCCGACGCCCAGCGCATCGAGAAGCGTCGAGGGCAGTTCCCGGTTACCGCGCTCACGCGCGACGGCGGGCTCTATCCGCGCTGGCGCGACCGCCTGACGCTCGAGTTCTCCAGCGGCCCGCACTTCTACGTCCACCACCTCGACACCAAGCGCACCGACACGCTCACCCTGCGGCTGACGGTGCCGCGCGCGGTGCCTTCCGGCAGCGTCGCCCTCACCAACGCCCGCCTCGTCACGCTCAACAAGCGGCAGGTGATTGAACGTGGGACAATCGTCGCGCGCAACGGGCGCATCACCTGCGTGGGCGCGTGCAGCACCGCAGGAGTGGACCGCGTCATCAACGCCAGCGGCAAGACGATCATCCCGGGTCTCGTCGACATGCACTCGCACCACTATCGCGAGTGGCGTGGCATGCGCCCCAAGCACGACTTCGAGCAGGCGATTTATCTCGCGTACGGGGTGACGACGACGCTCGACGTCTCGATGCACTCGCAGAACATGTTCCCCACCGCAGAGCTGATCGAGGCCGGGGAGATGATCGGTCCGCGCGGCTTCAGCACCGGCGACAACATCACCGCCGGCGACGCCACGCGCGCCAACGAGATGAACAACGCCCGCGACGCCTTGGCCGCCGTTCGCAAGATGGCCGACTGGGGGGCCGTCTCCATCAAGCAGTACGCGCAGCCGCGCCGCGACCAGCGGCAGTGGATGGCCGAGGCGGCGCGCACGGTGGGGATGAACCTCACGTCGGAGGGCGGCTTCTTCTACGAGGACCTGGGCTTCATCATGGACGGGCAGACCGCCTGGGAGCACGCTTTCGAGGAGGTGCCGATGTACAGCGACGGCGCCAAGTTCCTCGGGAAGGCGGGGGCGACCTACTCGCCCACGCTCGTCGTCTCCGGCGCCGGCCCGTCCAACATCGACTACTGGTTCCAGGAGTCGAACGTCTGGCAGGACGCCAAGCAACGCCGCTGGTTCCCATGGCGCGCCCTGGTCCCGCACACGCGCGTGCGCATGACGCGCCCGGTGACCGACTACTCCTATCCGCTGGTGGCGCAGGCGATGGCCGACATCATCGCCGAAGGGGGATGGGGGGCGTTAGGCTCGCACGGCGAGCACCACGGGCTCGCCCCGCACTGGGAGCTGTGGATGGGGGCGTCGGCGTTAGGCAACCACGGCGCGCTCGAAGTCGCTTCGCTGCACGGCGCCCGCTTCCTCGGCGCCGACAAGGACCTCGGCTCCCTCGAGGTCGGGAAGCTCGCCGACCTCATCGTCCTCAACGCCAACCCGCTGCAGAACATTCGCGCCACGGCCGACGCGTGGTACGTGATGAAGGGAGGCGTGTTGTACGACGCGATGTCGCTGGACCAGGTGTGGCCCAAGCAGGTGCCGTTCGGGCCGAACTACTGGGGCAACGCCGAGGTGCTGCAGCAGAATTCAAAGGGGACGGATACGTTCGACAAGAAGCGATAG
- a CDS encoding MmcQ/YjbR family DNA-binding protein: MPPSALTHDDVRRLARAFPEVHEGAHMGHADLRVRDKIFASLPDDPAVVSMKIAPVNLDVLVRSDPETFRDVWGGRWVEVRLASVTRDTLRDLLEDAWRMTAPASLVNATRSDTPSVAATSERSLSH; encoded by the coding sequence ATGCCACCGAGCGCCCTGACCCACGACGACGTCCGGCGCCTCGCGCGCGCCTTCCCCGAGGTGCACGAAGGGGCGCACATGGGGCACGCCGATCTTCGCGTGCGCGACAAGATCTTCGCATCGCTCCCCGATGATCCGGCCGTGGTGAGCATGAAGATCGCCCCGGTCAACCTCGATGTTCTCGTGCGCAGCGATCCCGAGACCTTTCGAGACGTGTGGGGAGGGCGTTGGGTCGAGGTCCGGCTCGCCTCGGTCACGCGCGACACGCTGCGTGACCTGCTCGAGGACGCGTGGCGCATGACCGCCCCGGCGTCGCTGGTCAACGCCACGAGATCTGACACGCCGTCCGTCGCCGCGACTTCCGAACGATCGCTTTCGCACTGA
- a CDS encoding DUF839 domain-containing protein, whose amino-acid sequence MPSNRRDFLRQSSALLLAPSLSGLVACSRGVNVSGARTPSPIRRAALGSGGYGPLVAAGPELALPAGFTYTVVSRSGQAMSDGVLTPVAFDGMAAFALPNGNIRLIRNHENRDLPAQAKLKGSPETAYDPRAGACVASLELRLAADGTPQLVRDFISLNGTSINCAGGPTPWGSWLTCEETTEGRQMGWEKDHGYIFEIPAAAERTVPAVPLKAMGRFVHEAVAVDPSTGIVYETEDRQLAGFYRFIPKERNVLRAGGTLQMLAVVGRENFDTVDGQEVGRELPVRWVDIRNPDPTALWGEDNNVFAQGFTQGGARFSRLEGCWYGDRSVYFHATNGGDARLGQVWRYRPGSTSADGGTLTLVFESPSADVLNAPDNITVSPRGGVVICEDNTAPYVRGLTPDGAIFDVAKNIANSTEFAGACFSPDGRILFVNIMGSTNDAGPDVGMTLAIRGPWEQGAL is encoded by the coding sequence ATGCCCTCCAACCGCCGCGACTTCCTGCGCCAGTCGTCTGCCCTCCTGCTCGCCCCGTCGCTCTCAGGGCTGGTGGCCTGTTCGCGTGGCGTGAACGTCTCCGGCGCCCGCACGCCGTCGCCGATTCGCCGCGCAGCGTTAGGCAGTGGCGGATATGGCCCGTTGGTGGCGGCCGGCCCCGAGCTCGCCCTCCCCGCCGGCTTCACGTACACCGTCGTGAGTCGTTCGGGGCAGGCGATGTCGGATGGGGTGCTCACGCCGGTGGCCTTCGACGGGATGGCGGCCTTCGCCCTCCCCAACGGCAACATCCGCCTCATCCGCAACCACGAGAATCGCGACCTCCCGGCCCAGGCCAAGCTCAAGGGCTCGCCTGAGACGGCGTACGATCCGCGCGCCGGGGCGTGCGTCGCGTCGCTGGAGTTGCGCCTGGCGGCTGATGGCACACCGCAGCTGGTGCGCGACTTCATCTCGCTCAACGGGACGTCGATCAACTGCGCCGGCGGGCCCACGCCGTGGGGCTCATGGCTCACCTGCGAGGAGACGACCGAAGGACGGCAGATGGGATGGGAGAAGGACCACGGCTACATCTTCGAGATCCCCGCGGCCGCGGAGCGGACCGTACCGGCCGTTCCGCTCAAGGCGATGGGGCGCTTCGTGCACGAGGCGGTGGCGGTCGATCCGTCGACAGGAATCGTCTACGAGACCGAAGACCGCCAGCTGGCCGGCTTCTACCGCTTCATTCCCAAGGAACGCAACGTGTTGCGCGCCGGCGGGACGTTGCAGATGCTGGCCGTCGTTGGTCGCGAGAACTTCGACACCGTCGACGGGCAGGAAGTGGGGCGCGAACTTCCGGTGCGCTGGGTCGACATCCGCAATCCCGACCCGACGGCGCTCTGGGGAGAGGACAACAACGTCTTCGCGCAGGGCTTCACGCAGGGGGGCGCCCGCTTTTCCCGGTTGGAGGGGTGCTGGTACGGTGACCGCAGCGTGTACTTCCACGCCACCAACGGCGGCGACGCGCGCCTGGGGCAGGTGTGGCGCTACCGTCCCGGAAGCACCTCGGCCGATGGCGGCACGCTCACCCTCGTCTTCGAGTCGCCCTCGGCCGACGTGCTCAACGCCCCCGACAACATCACCGTGAGCCCGCGGGGCGGGGTGGTGATCTGCGAGGACAACACGGCGCCCTACGTCCGTGGCCTCACGCCGGACGGCGCCATCTTCGACGTGGCGAAGAACATCGCCAATTCCACGGAGTTCGCCGGCGCCTGCTTCAGCCCAGACGGCCGCATCCTCTTCGTGAACATCATGGGATCGACGAACGACGCCGGCCCCGACGTCGGAATGACGCTGGCGATTCGCGGCCCGTGGGAGCAGGGGGCGCTGTAG